A single genomic interval of Deinococcus fonticola harbors:
- a CDS encoding HNH endonuclease, with amino-acid sequence MNTLAGTGGETERIRHAAADLNAPRVLVLNVSYEPLHVTSAKRAITLVQYGVAEVVQESDDIVRSPSTVIAVPSVIRLRRYIRRPRVHPVPFNRRNVLRRDTFTCQYCGSHDDLTLDHVMPRSRGGRHNWDNVITACRVCNQRKGNRTPDEAGMPLLSRPHAPTFGVYAHGQFAHWQPAWAAYIR; translated from the coding sequence ATGAATACGCTTGCCGGAACTGGAGGGGAAACCGAACGAATACGTCACGCCGCAGCGGACTTGAATGCTCCGCGCGTGCTGGTGCTGAACGTGTCTTACGAACCGCTGCACGTCACGAGTGCCAAGCGGGCCATCACGCTGGTGCAGTACGGCGTGGCGGAAGTCGTGCAGGAAAGTGACGACATCGTGCGTTCTCCCAGCACCGTCATCGCGGTGCCCAGCGTCATCCGTCTGCGGCGTTATATTCGCCGTCCCCGCGTGCATCCGGTGCCTTTCAATCGCCGCAACGTGCTGCGCCGCGACACCTTCACCTGTCAGTACTGCGGCAGCCACGACGACCTGACGCTGGATCATGTCATGCCGCGCTCGCGGGGTGGGCGCCACAACTGGGACAACGTGATCACCGCCTGCCGCGTGTGCAACCAGCGCAAGGGCAACCGCACGCCCGACGAAGCCGGAATGCCGCTGCTGTCGCGTCCGCACGCGCCGACCTTCGGTGTGTATGCTCATGGTCAGTTCGCGCACTGGCAACCGGCCTGGGCCGCGTACATCCGTTAA
- a CDS encoding MarC family protein: MDWADILTTANRTFLTMLVVMDPVGLAPMFIALAGNRPAFERRRMALKATLVAGIIILIFGLFGQALLRHLGISLSAFRVAGGILLFMIALDMVFARPSGSKENPDEEREAKEREDISVFPLAIPLIAGPGTLASVMIQTNTAHGDPGLLGVVFLVTGGVLLLCYLALRMSGQLARVIGLTGIHVVTRVLGVLLGALAVQYVADGALQLLRGGLRTG, from the coding sequence GTGGACTGGGCCGACATACTCACAACTGCCAACCGAACCTTTTTAACCATGCTGGTCGTGATGGATCCGGTTGGGCTGGCCCCCATGTTCATTGCGCTGGCCGGCAATCGCCCTGCCTTCGAGCGCCGGCGGATGGCCCTGAAGGCCACCCTGGTGGCGGGCATCATCATCCTGATCTTCGGGCTCTTTGGGCAGGCGCTGCTGCGCCACCTGGGCATCAGCCTGAGTGCATTTCGGGTGGCGGGCGGCATCCTGCTGTTCATGATCGCGCTGGACATGGTGTTCGCGCGGCCCAGCGGCAGCAAGGAGAATCCCGACGAGGAACGCGAGGCGAAGGAACGCGAGGACATCAGCGTGTTTCCGCTGGCCATTCCGCTGATTGCCGGGCCGGGCACCCTGGCCAGCGTCATGATTCAGACCAACACCGCCCACGGCGACCCCGGCCTCCTGGGCGTGGTGTTTCTGGTGACGGGCGGGGTGCTGCTGCTGTGTTACCTGGCCCTGCGCATGAGTGGTCAACTGGCCCGCGTGATCGGCCTGACCGGCATTCACGTGGTTACGCGCGTGCTGGGCGTGCTGCTGGGCGCCCTGGCGGTGCAGTACGTCGCCGACGGCGCCCTGCAACTTCTGCGCGGCGGCCTGCGCACCGGCTAG
- a CDS encoding excalibur calcium-binding domain-containing protein, whose protein sequence is MHSFLRSAALALTLLGSAQAATAVTTSDVHLRRTPNGAVLRVIPDQTLLTVSCAADWCRTSYAGRGGYVARRFVRQVTRSAPLAGRGVTLYVTCAQMRAAGAAPIRVGKPGYRTALDRDGDGWACRYDRQR, encoded by the coding sequence ATGCACTCATTTTTAAGAAGTGCGGCCCTGGCCCTGACCCTGTTGGGCAGCGCACAGGCCGCCACCGCCGTGACCACCAGTGACGTTCACCTGCGCCGCACCCCGAACGGCGCGGTCTTGCGGGTCATTCCGGATCAAACCTTACTGACGGTTTCGTGCGCGGCGGACTGGTGCCGCACCAGCTACGCCGGCCGGGGCGGGTACGTGGCGCGCAGGTTCGTGCGCCAGGTGACGCGCAGCGCTCCACTGGCCGGGCGAGGCGTGACCTTATACGTCACCTGCGCCCAGATGCGTGCGGCAGGAGCTGCGCCCATCCGCGTCGGCAAGCCCGGTTACCGCACCGCCCTGGACCGGGATGGGGATGGCTGG